One segment of Spiroplasma cantharicola DNA contains the following:
- a CDS encoding 4Fe-4S single cluster domain-containing protein: MKERLYLILMANLNIGKFLMNSEIEGPGTRFVIWFQGCTIGCNGCSNQELLTLEKKMFMPNEFIYEKILEAKKLFNIEGITLIGGEPFLQPDGLKELVIWSQKNNLSVICFTGYIYEQMLEEHNEILKHIDILIDGPFIMRLLDKNRRLIGSKNQRVIKITNRYKNCDYFEQPHSEVEIQIYNDRLSMNGDGAIFDNENGEFNFKIR, from the coding sequence ATGAAGGAAAGATTGTATTTAATATTAATGGCTAATTTAAATATTGGAAAGTTTCTTATGAATAGTGAAATTGAAGGACCAGGAACAAGATTTGTTATTTGATTTCAGGGATGTACAATAGGTTGCAATGGTTGCTCAAATCAGGAGTTATTAACCTTAGAAAAAAAGATGTTTATGCCAAATGAGTTTATTTATGAGAAAATCTTAGAGGCAAAGAAATTATTTAATATTGAAGGCATTACTCTAATTGGAGGAGAACCTTTTTTGCAACCTGATGGTTTAAAAGAACTTGTCATTTGAAGTCAAAAAAATAATCTTTCAGTAATTTGTTTTACAGGTTATATTTATGAGCAAATGCTTGAAGAACATAATGAAATTTTAAAACATATAGATATTTTAATCGATGGACCGTTTATTATGAGGCTTTTAGATAAAAATCGAAGACTTATTGGTAGCAAAAATCAAAGAGTAATAAAAATAACAAATAGATATAAAAACTGTGATTATTTTGAACAACCTCATTCAGAAGTTGAAATACAAATCTATAATGATAGACTTTCAATGAATGGAGATGGAGCTATATTTGATAATGAAAATGGTGAATTTAATTTTAAAATAAGATAG
- a CDS encoding bifunctional 5,10-methylenetetrahydrofolate dehydrogenase/5,10-methenyltetrahydrofolate cyclohydrolase: MNKIIDGKYYAQELNTSLKNSIEQLNKKRRPKLVIIQIGNNFASNKYIKNKLKACENVGIIGELKKYSEDIKQSELVKQIEILNSDLTIDGIIVQLPLPSHINEKEITDIVSPSKDADGFSPITLGNVMLNKSNIYPATPFGIVKLLDWKKINLIGENVVIIGRSNIVGKPLANMLINRSATVTICNTKTKNLKDICKKADILISAAGSPNLVTKDFVNNNMTVIDVGANFKDGKYCGDVKFEEVLKIVKYITPVPGGVGPMTIACLLENTFNLYKQKEN, from the coding sequence ATGAACAAAATAATTGATGGTAAATATTATGCTCAAGAATTAAATACTAGTCTCAAAAATAGTATAGAACAATTAAATAAAAAAAGAAGACCAAAATTAGTAATAATTCAAATTGGAAATAATTTTGCAAGTAATAAATATATAAAAAATAAGTTAAAAGCTTGTGAAAATGTCGGTATAATTGGAGAACTAAAAAAATATAGTGAAGATATTAAGCAAAGTGAACTAGTTAAACAAATAGAAATCTTAAATAGTGATCTAACAATTGATGGTATCATTGTACAATTGCCTTTGCCTTCACATATTAATGAGAAAGAAATTACAGATATAGTTTCGCCTTCAAAAGATGCTGATGGATTCAGTCCAATAACTTTGGGTAATGTAATGCTAAATAAATCAAATATTTATCCAGCAACCCCTTTTGGAATAGTTAAATTACTAGATTGAAAAAAAATTAATTTAATTGGAGAGAATGTTGTAATAATTGGAAGAAGCAATATTGTTGGAAAACCTCTTGCAAATATGTTAATTAATAGATCTGCAACAGTTACAATATGTAATACAAAAACAAAAAACTTAAAAGATATTTGTAAAAAGGCAGATATTTTAATTAGTGCTGCTGGTTCTCCTAATTTAGTAACAAAGGATTTTGTAAATAATAATATGACAGTAATTGATGTTGGAGCAAACTTTAAAGATGGTAAATATTGTGGAGATGTAAAATTTGAAGAAGTATTAAAAATTGTTAAATATATTACTCCTGTTCCAGGGGGTGTTGGTCCAATGACAATAGCATGTCTATTAGAAAATACTTTTAATCTTTATAAACAAAAAGAGAACTAA
- a CDS encoding formate--tetrahydrofolate ligase translates to MEKILKVLNNLKIDEKDFYFYGKEIVKINYEKYMNKKKGKLILMTSINPTPAGEGKTTTAIGLADGLKHIGKNVILALREPSLGPVFGRKGTATGGRESEVIPMDEINLHFTGDIHAITTANNLISAQIDSEIYWNSKLKIDPNKVIWKRCLDLNDRALRNIDIKISSKVCRKEEFTITAASNMMTILSLSKNIEDLRMRLDSSLVAYSLEGKEIFLKELDITGSLMAILKNAINPNLVLTKYDTPTLIHCGPFANIATGTNSIISTNLALSLGDYCIVESGFGSDLGFEKYINVVNQDNDLIPDCTVMVVTLRALNLHNDFENNFDHLQKHLKHITQYHLNLIVAINFIENDSIEQLSQLKKWLDENNYLWEMNEAYIKGATGASALANKVVEICNTKQNFKALIKENETIEEKIKKIVNNFYYLEDFKISKAASAKINSINKTKYKNLPICMVKSSNSIDGNDNKKSNYKITIEDVNVNSGAKFILVYTNNVMSMPGLNKYPNSKDIDLQNGEVVGLK, encoded by the coding sequence ATGGAAAAAATCTTAAAAGTATTGAATAACCTAAAAATTGATGAAAAAGATTTTTATTTTTATGGAAAAGAAATAGTAAAAATTAATTATGAGAAATATATGAATAAGAAAAAAGGTAAGTTAATATTAATGACTTCAATTAATCCAACTCCCGCAGGAGAAGGTAAAACAACAACAGCAATTGGTTTAGCAGATGGGTTAAAACATATTGGTAAAAATGTTATATTAGCTCTTAGAGAACCTAGTTTAGGTCCGGTGTTTGGTAGAAAAGGAACTGCCACTGGTGGGAGAGAAAGTGAAGTTATTCCAATGGATGAAATTAACTTACATTTCACAGGAGATATTCATGCAATTACAACAGCAAATAACTTAATTTCAGCTCAAATAGATTCAGAGATTTATTGAAATAGTAAGCTTAAAATTGATCCTAATAAAGTTATATGAAAAAGGTGTTTAGATTTAAATGATAGAGCTCTAAGAAATATTGATATTAAAATTAGTTCTAAGGTCTGTAGAAAAGAAGAATTTACAATTACAGCAGCAAGTAATATGATGACAATTTTAAGTCTTTCAAAAAATATTGAAGATTTAAGAATGAGATTAGATAGTTCTTTAGTAGCTTATAGTTTAGAGGGTAAAGAAATATTTTTAAAAGAGTTAGATATAACAGGGTCATTAATGGCAATTTTAAAGAATGCAATTAATCCTAATTTAGTTTTAACAAAATATGATACTCCAACTTTAATTCATTGTGGTCCATTTGCAAATATTGCTACGGGAACAAATTCAATTATTTCAACAAACTTAGCTTTAAGTTTAGGAGATTATTGTATTGTCGAATCAGGGTTTGGCAGTGATTTAGGATTTGAAAAGTATATAAATGTAGTTAACCAAGACAATGATTTAATTCCTGATTGTACAGTTATGGTTGTAACTTTAAGAGCATTAAATTTGCACAATGATTTTGAAAATAATTTTGATCACTTACAAAAGCACTTAAAACATATAACTCAATATCATTTAAATTTAATTGTAGCAATTAATTTTATTGAAAATGATAGCATAGAACAATTATCACAATTGAAAAAGTGATTAGATGAAAATAATTATTTATGAGAAATGAATGAAGCGTATATTAAAGGTGCAACTGGAGCATCTGCATTAGCAAATAAAGTAGTTGAAATTTGCAATACTAAACAAAATTTTAAAGCTTTGATTAAAGAAAATGAAACTATTGAAGAAAAAATTAAAAAAATTGTTAATAATTTTTATTATTTAGAAGACTTCAAAATTAGTAAAGCTGCATCAGCCAAGATAAATTCAATTAATAAAACAAAATATAAAAATCTTCCAATTTGTATGGTTAAATCATCAAATTCAATTGATGGAAATGATAATAAAAAGAGCAATTATAAAATAACTATTGAAGATGTCAATGTAAATAGTGGAGCAAAATTTATACTTGTTTATACAAATAATGTTATGAGTATGCCTGGTTTAAATAAATATCCAAATTCAAAAGATATTGATTTACAAAATGGTGAAGTAGTTGGATTAAAATAG
- a CDS encoding FAD-dependent oxidoreductase, translating into MKTIVIGTNHAGTTAVRTLRRLDKNMEITTYDQNDNISFLGCGIALWVRGEVKDPNGLFYASPEILESENINVKMQHQWIGLDAKKKTIRVKNLKTGEEFDDNYDKLVIASGTWPIFPPIEGIDLEGVQICKNFHHAKVIKAANDNPAIKKVAVVGAGYIGVELVDAFVANNKKVSLIDIADRIMPVYYDSEFTGLVEETMKEKGVNLALGQKVVKFEGKNGKVNKVITDKGEIAVDYVVFSVGVIPQTALLKGVIDLDERGAIKTNEFMQSSNKDIYAVGDCAQVYNCSMKKDTQIALATTAVRTGILAAANIVQGNKLKSPGFTGANGIEVFGWKMASVGISMEACKRFGLDVEEVMFKDSDRPEFMSTYKDVWIKIIWEKKSRRIIGAQVASVNNHTEVMYMFALAIQKGLTIDELPLVDIFFLPHFNKPYNFITLASLQVLGLNYFEK; encoded by the coding sequence ATGAAAACAATAGTTATTGGAACTAATCATGCTGGTACAACAGCTGTTAGAACTTTAAGAAGATTAGACAAAAATATGGAAATTACAACTTACGATCAAAATGATAACATATCATTTTTAGGTTGTGGAATCGCTTTATGAGTTAGAGGAGAAGTAAAAGACCCTAATGGTTTATTTTATGCTTCGCCTGAAATTTTAGAAAGTGAAAACATAAATGTTAAAATGCAGCACCAATGAATTGGATTAGATGCAAAGAAAAAAACAATCAGAGTAAAAAACTTAAAAACTGGAGAAGAATTTGATGACAATTACGACAAATTAGTAATAGCTTCAGGTACATGACCAATATTCCCTCCAATTGAAGGAATTGATTTAGAAGGTGTTCAAATTTGTAAAAATTTCCACCATGCAAAAGTTATTAAGGCAGCTAACGATAACCCTGCAATCAAAAAAGTTGCTGTTGTTGGAGCTGGATACATCGGAGTTGAATTAGTAGATGCTTTTGTTGCAAACAATAAAAAAGTATCATTAATTGATATTGCTGATAGAATTATGCCAGTTTATTATGATAGTGAATTTACTGGATTAGTAGAAGAAACAATGAAAGAAAAAGGAGTTAACTTAGCTCTTGGACAAAAAGTTGTCAAATTTGAAGGAAAAAACGGAAAAGTAAATAAAGTTATCACAGATAAAGGTGAAATTGCAGTTGATTATGTTGTATTCTCTGTTGGAGTTATTCCTCAAACAGCTTTATTAAAAGGTGTAATTGATCTTGATGAAAGAGGAGCAATTAAAACAAACGAATTTATGCAATCTTCTAATAAAGATATCTATGCAGTTGGTGACTGTGCACAAGTTTATAACTGTTCAATGAAAAAAGATACTCAAATTGCATTAGCAACAACTGCTGTAAGAACTGGTATTTTAGCTGCTGCTAACATTGTTCAAGGAAATAAATTAAAAAGTCCAGGATTTACTGGAGCAAATGGAATTGAAGTATTTGGATGAAAAATGGCTTCAGTGGGTATTTCAATGGAAGCATGTAAACGTTTTGGTCTTGATGTAGAAGAAGTTATGTTTAAAGATTCAGATAGACCTGAATTTATGTCAACTTACAAAGACGTATGAATTAAAATTATTTGAGAGAAAAAATCAAGAAGAATTATTGGAGCACAAGTTGCTTCTGTAAATAACCATACAGAAGTTATGTATATGTTCGCCTTAGCAATTCAAAAAGGATTAACAATTGATGAATTACCATTAGTTGATATCTTCTTCTTACCTCACTTTAATAAGCCATATAACTTTATAACATTAGCAAGTCTACAAGTTTTAGGATTAAATTATTTCGAAAAATAG
- the nagB gene encoding glucosamine-6-phosphate deaminase, whose product MKIIKISNNSEAGKVVSDLILEEVKSNSNIVLGLATGSSPITTYENIIVKSKEQNIDWSKVTTFNLDEYKGLAPDHSQSYRYFMNNKLFNHINIDSKNTFVPSGMIETNQEAQKYDELIAQKGGIDLQLLGLGINGHVGFNEPGSEFEGLTSVVKLTKSTIEANARFFDNEKDVPTQAISMGLKSIMNAKKIILIATGEAKAEAVKNLVEGPVSKNWPCSILLNHKDVTVVIDHEAAKLLK is encoded by the coding sequence ATGAAAATTATAAAAATAAGCAATAATAGTGAAGCTGGAAAAGTTGTAAGTGATTTAATATTAGAGGAAGTAAAATCTAATTCAAATATTGTTTTAGGATTAGCTACAGGAAGTTCACCAATTACAACATATGAAAATATTATTGTTAAATCAAAAGAGCAAAATATTGATTGAAGTAAAGTTACTACTTTCAATTTAGATGAATATAAAGGATTAGCTCCAGATCACAGTCAATCATATAGATACTTTATGAATAATAAACTTTTTAATCATATTAATATTGACTCAAAAAACACTTTCGTTCCAAGCGGTATGATTGAAACGAATCAAGAAGCTCAAAAATATGATGAACTAATTGCTCAAAAAGGTGGCATTGATTTACAATTATTGGGTTTAGGTATTAATGGGCATGTAGGATTTAACGAACCAGGAAGTGAATTTGAGGGATTAACTTCAGTTGTTAAATTGACAAAATCAACAATTGAAGCAAATGCAAGATTTTTTGATAATGAAAAAGATGTACCAACTCAAGCTATCTCAATGGGTTTAAAATCAATTATGAATGCTAAAAAAATTATTCTAATTGCAACAGGTGAAGCAAAAGCAGAAGCTGTTAAAAATCTAGTCGAAGGACCAGTATCAAAAAACTGACCATGTTCAATTTTATTAAATCATAAAGATGTAACAGTTGTAATTGATCATGAAGCTGCTAAATTATTAAAATAA
- the tpiA gene encoding triose-phosphate isomerase, with protein sequence MRKKIIVGNWKMFKTNSQAIEFIKTVDSKVKVNKDIIAGIAVPSIMLSDVQKVAKNIVISAQNCYFEKEGAFTGEISVPMLQDLKIKYVVIGHSERRDIFGETDEMINNKAKSLLAANITPILCCGESLETYESGKTIAWVKNQITKGFAGIAEQDAKKIVIAYEPIWAIGTGKVATPQIAQNVCKEIRDIIKGIYNQEVANEILIQYGGSVKPENIKDILDQADIDGALVGGASLIEDSYLGLVNYKG encoded by the coding sequence ATGAGAAAAAAAATTATTGTAGGAAATTGAAAGATGTTTAAAACAAATTCACAAGCTATTGAGTTTATTAAAACTGTAGATTCAAAAGTTAAAGTTAATAAAGATATTATTGCAGGTATTGCTGTACCTTCAATTATGTTAAGTGACGTTCAAAAAGTTGCTAAAAATATAGTAATTTCAGCACAAAATTGCTACTTTGAAAAAGAAGGAGCATTTACTGGAGAAATCTCAGTGCCAATGTTGCAAGATTTAAAAATTAAATATGTAGTTATTGGTCATTCAGAAAGAAGAGACATTTTTGGTGAAACTGATGAAATGATTAATAACAAAGCAAAAAGTTTGTTAGCAGCAAATATAACTCCAATTTTATGTTGTGGAGAAAGTTTGGAAACTTATGAAAGTGGAAAAACAATTGCTTGAGTTAAAAATCAAATTACTAAAGGATTTGCGGGAATAGCTGAACAGGATGCTAAAAAAATAGTTATTGCATATGAACCAATTTGAGCAATTGGAACTGGAAAAGTTGCAACTCCTCAAATAGCTCAAAATGTTTGTAAAGAAATAAGAGATATTATTAAAGGAATTTACAATCAAGAAGTTGCAAATGAAATTTTAATTCAATATGGTGGAAGTGTTAAACCAGAAAATATTAAAGATATTTTAGATCAAGCTGATATAGATGGAGCACTAGTTGGTGGTGCTTCATTAATTGAAGATTCTTATCTAGGATTAGTAAATTACAAAGGTTAA